From Marinobacter bohaiensis:
CCGGGGGCAATGCCGACTATTTCACACCGGACGGCCACAGCCTGCGCAAGGCGTTCCTGCGCACCCCGATCAACGCCCGGGTCTCATCGCCGTTCAATCTACAGCGCCGGCACCCGGTACTGGACGTCGTGCGTCCGCACGAGGGCACCGACTATGCCGCCCCGCCGGGAACCCCGATCAAAGCGGCTGGCGACGGACGCATCCTGTCCGCCGGCTGGAAGGGTGGCTACGGCCGTACCGTCGTCATCCAGCATGGCGACAACATCTCCACCCTCTACGCCCACATGCGCGCGATCGGAAAGGGTATGAAGCGCGGCACCCGCGTCAAACAGGGGCAGACCGTAGGTTACGTTGGTTCCTCAGGCATGGTCACCGGCCCGCACCTGCACTACGAATTCCGGATCAATGGTTCACCGCGCAACTCGCGAACGGTCAAACTGCCAGACGCCTCGCCCATTCCGGAATCGGAAATGACGCAATTCAAGGCCAAGACCCTGTCGCTACTGACCGCACTCAACGAAGCCAGCGGCGAGCGCCAGATCGCCCTGGGCCCGGACAGCGAGTAACACCGCCGTGACCGCAACCGCCTACATTGGCCTGATGTCGGGAACCAGCATGGATGGCATTGACGCCGTGCTGGTTTCCTTCCCCGAAGACCGGATCCACATCCACACCACGTTCAGCCTTCCCTATTCAGACACCCTCCGCCAGCGTGTGAGCCGCGCGTCTCTCAACCACGCTACGCCGGACGAGCTGGGGGAATTGGACCACGAACTGGGCGACCTGTTCGCCGAGGCCGCCACCGGGGTCCTCGACAAGTCCGATTTCGACGCCGGCGAGGTTGCCGCCATCGGCAGCCACGGCCAGACCATTCGCCACCAGCCCTGGGGCGCCATGCCATTCTCCATGCAGATCGGCGACCCCAATCGCATCGCCGAGCGCACCGGCATCACCACGGTTGCCGATTTCCGGCGCCGGGACATGGCCGCCGGCGGCCAGGGCGCGCCGCTGGTTCCGGCTTTCCACCAGGCCTATTTCGCCAGTCGTCAGGAATCCCGCTGCATCGTCAACTTCGGCGGCATCGCCAACATCACCTGGTTGCCCAAGGACAAACCGGACCACGCCGTCGGCTTCGACACAGGGCCCGGCAATGCGCTGATCGACGCCTGGTGCCTCGATCAGACCGGCCGCCCCTACGACGAGGACGGTCACTGGGCCCGCACCGGAACCGTCAACGAGGCCCTGCTCGAGGATATGCTCAGCGACGCCTATTTCAGGCGCAAGCCACCCAAGAGCACGGGCAAGGAACGCTTCAACCAGGCCTGGATCGAGACGGTCGTGGCGCGTCACCCGGAGCTGCCAGCCCACGACATCCAGTGCACCCTGGTGGAATTGACGGTACGGTCGCTGGTCATGCAGTTACCGGCCACCGAGAACCTGAAGCTGTTCATCTGCGGCGGTGGTGCCCGTAATCGTTTCCTGATGGAGAGACTTCGGGAAGCGCTGCCCCTGGTCGACGTGGAGACGACGGCCGTGCTGGGGCTGGACCCGCAATGGGTCGAGTCCGTCGCCTTTGGCTGGCTGGCCAAACGTACCCTGGAGCAGCGGCCCGGCAACCTGCCCGCGGTTACCGGGGCGCGGGGCGCCCGTATCTTGGGTGCGATCCACCACGGCTAATCAGGGTTATCGGAAAGAGGAAGGAAGCGGCCATCCTGCGTTGCGCGGATGGCCGGGAACCGGGTCAGATGGAGAAGGAAGAGCCGCACCCGCAAGTGGTCGTGGCGTTGGGGTTCTGAACCATAAACTGGGAACCCTGCAGACCCTCCTGATAGTCCACCGTCGCGCCGATCAGGTACTGATAGCTCATTGCATCGACCAGCAGGGTAATGCCGTCCTTTTCGATAACCGTGTCATCTTCTTCCAGGGCTTCATCAAACGAGAAACCATACTGAAACCCGGAACACCCGCCACCGGTCACGAAGACACGCAGCTTCAGGTCGGGATTACCATCTTCCTCGACCAACTCGCGTACTTTCGCCACAGCGTTGTCGCTGATAAAAAACGGCGTCGCTATTTGTTCCTGAACGGCACTCAAGGTCGCCTCCTGAATATTACGTGAGCAACTACCCGGGGATTATCCAATTCCCGAGTAAAACAGTCAATTATTGAGCCGTCTCTTTATCGGCTGCGGGCGAATCGCCCGATACCCCCGAATCGTCGGCTGGACGCTCCTGACGCAGCAGCCCCACCGGTTCCTTCTGGTGAACCAGGCTGCCGTTCACCTCAGCCCCCATCGCCATCTGGATGAGGCTGTAATACACGTTTCCGGTAATGGAGGCTTTCTCGGCCAGTTCAAGGTGTTCTGACGCGTACACATCGCCATTGACGGTTCCATTGATGATCACATGCGGCGCCACGATGTCGCCATCGACGGCTCCGATCTGGGAAATCCGCAGAATGGCGTCGGCACCTTCCTCAGCGATCACTTTCCCCCGGACACGGCCGTCCACGTGCAACCCGCCGGAGAACTCGACGTCACCGGCCACCGTGGTCTTGCTGGAAATCAGGGTATCGAAATGCCCTGTAGCCGGTTTCCGCGACTTCTGCTTCTTGTTACTGCCGAGCATGCTGCTACTTCTCCGTTAAAGATTGCCAATCAAACGTGCGTTCGCTCTTGGTCGCCTTGCGGCCTTCCGCCTTGGCAACCACCTGAATTTCAAGGGGCTCAAAGCCCTCCGGCAGGGTCATCACGCCCTCCACGTCCTGGAAATATCGGTAGCGGAAGCGAATGCCCAGGTTCTCGATGTCGTCGGACAGATCGCGCAACGCGATGACCTCTCGCTCGCCGCCCCGTTGTCCGACAACGTTGACCGCCACCAGGCCGGCGATGTAACTGCTGTTCTCCCCGACCTGCGTCAGCACAAGCTTGAAGCGATAACGCTCGTCGCCGCGCCGGGGTTCCAGCTCAAAGCGCTGGATCTGCAACCCCATGGCCGACTCCGACGGCGCCATGATGTTCTTGTAGAACGTCAGATCGGAATTGACCGCCACCAGCCGATCCTCAAGCCGGGAAATCGTGTGCCGCGCCTGGGTCAGTGCCTGCTGATCGATCTTTCGGCCCCGTTCCAGGTTAACCACCTGCCGCTGAAGACCCGAGCGCTGCTGACGCAGATCCGCCAGCTCGCCGGTCAGGTCCTTGTCGCTCTTGGTGACATCGCTGAACCGGAAGCCGCCCTGGGCCATGCCGGCAAAGTAGCCGATCACAGCAAACAGGGCACAACAGCCCATCAGGACCAGAAAACGACGCCATTTCTGCCCGGGCTGATGCCGGACGACGATGTACTCGCCCTGTTTCTTGCGCTCGGAGCTCAAACTGTCACTCCGTTACGGCAGCAGGGCCGGTGCTTCGAGCCCGGCGGTTTCGCTCAGCCCAAACATGATGTTCATATTCTGCACGGCCTGGCCGGCCGCGCCCTTCACCAGGTTGTCGATCACCGAGGAGACAATCACAACCGGGCTGTCCTCCTGACGGTGCAACGCCATCCGGCACTGGTTGGCGCCGCGCACGCTGCGCGTTTCCGGATGCGAACCGAACGGCATGACATCGACAAACGGCTCGTTGGCGTAGCGCTCTTCAAACAGCCCCTGCAGCGAATCGAAGGCGGAGGGATCGCGCAACTCGGCGTACAGCGTGGCTTCGATACCGCGCACCATGGGCAGCAGGTGCGGCACGAACGTCACCCCGACGCGACCGCCGGCCGCCAGTTCCAGGCCCTGACGGATTTCCGGCAGGTGACGGTGGCCGGAGGCCCCGTAGGCCTTGAAGCTCTCCCCCACTTCACCGTGCAGCATCCCGATCTTGCCCTGGCGCCCGGCGCCGCTGGCCCCGGACTTGGCATCCGCCACCAGGTGAGACGGATTGACCAGTTCCTTTTCGAGCAGCGGCAGGAAGCCCAACTGCACGGCGGTTGGGTAGCACCCCGGGTTGGCCACCAGCTGCGCCTCGCAAATCTGCTCACGGAACACTTCCGGCAGTCCGTAGACGGCCCGCTCGGCCCAGTCGCTGGATTCGTGCGGCATGCCATACCAGTTGGACCAGACATCGAGGTCACGGATCCGGAAATCGGCGGACAGATCCACCACCCGCGTACCGGCGGCAATCAGCCCCGGCACCATACGCATGGCAACGCCGTGCGGTGTGGCAAAGAACACCAGGTCGCAGGCCGCCAGGGCTTTTTCGTCCGGCTCGGAAAACGCCAGGTCATAATGACCGCGCAGATTGGGATAGAGATCGGCCACGGGCATGCCCGCCTCCGATCGCGACGTGATCAGGGTAACTTCCACCTCGGGGTGGACGGCCAGAATCCGCAAGAGTTCGACACCGGTGTACCCGGTTCCGCCGACAATACCCACCTTGATCAACGCCATTCCTCCTTTGCTCGTGTCAGACTGTGCAGGAATTACAGTCTAACATGATATCGATCAGGCTTTTGGCGCCCCAAGGTGGCGTAATTACAATACAATAAGCCATTGTTACCTTTGATATACCGTTTGACATACCAAGGAGCCTCCGCCCGGAGCGACATGCCCCGATCCACGGCAGATCCCGTCTCCCGAACCATAACAATCGAGATCGGGGGCTCTGAACAACAACGAGCACCCTGACGCATGATGAATCTGAAGCAACGAATCACCGGCGAGTTGATCCCCCTGTTCAGGAGGCGCTTGTCCGGGGTGGATGCGTTGCCGCAGCTGGCCATTCTTGGCCTGCTCTCCGGTATCGTTACCGGTGCCGTCATCCTGCTGTTCCGCCTGGCCATCGAGTGGCCGCTTTCCGAATTCCTGCCCAACCGGGATTCCGAAGCCTTTGAAGGGCTGGGACTCTTCGCCCGCGGCGTACTGCCGTTATCCGGCGCGGTGCTGCTGGGCTTCCTGATGTACCGACTGGCGATTTCCGATCGCAAGGTGGGCATCACCTATGTGCTGGAACGGCTGAACTACCACCAGGGCTACATTTCGCTGCGCAGTGCGGTCATCCAGTTCGTGTTCGGCGTCGGCACCGTGGTGAGCGGCCAGTCGTCGGGGCGGGAAGGGCCCGCCGTGCACCTGGGCGCAGCCTTTTCCAGCCTGCTCGGCCAGTGGATGAAACTGCCCAACAACAGCATCCGCACCCTGGTGGCCTGCGGCTCGGCAGCCGCGATTTCGGCGTCCTTCAACACGCCCATCGCGGGCGTGATCTTCGCCATGGAAGTGGTGATGATGGAGTACACCATCACCGGTTTCACCCCCGTGATCCTGGCGTCGGTGAGCTCAGCCGTGGTCAACCAGGCGGTCTACGGTTCCGCCCCCGCCTTCAGCGTACCGGCCCTGACCATGAACTCGCTTCTGGAGATTCCCTGGATCCTGGCCATCGCCCTGGTGATCGGCGTGGCCTCCGCCGGTTTTGTGCGCCTGCTGGTGATGTCGACGCGCTTCAACCATCAACCGATTTTCCTGCGCATGGTCGCCGCCGGCCTGCTCATGGTGCCGGTGGCGCTACTGGTCCCGGAAGTCATGGGTATCGGCTATGACACGGTCAGCGCCACCATTCACGACCAGATCCCCCTGCTTCTGCTGCTTGCGATCGCTCTGACCAAGCTGGTGATCACCGCGGTGACCATCGGCCTGGGCATGCCCAGCGGGCTGATCGGCCCGACCATCTTTATCGGCGCCACGCTGGGCGGCGCCATGGGTCTGATCGGCGCCGTGGCAGCACCGGACCTGGCCTCCAGCACCGGCTTCTACGCCATGCTGGGGATGGGCGCGATGATGGGCTCGGTGCTGCAGGCCCCCCTCGCGGCGCTGATGGCACTGATCGAGCTGACCCGCAATCCCAACATCATCCTCCCCGGCATGCTGGTGATCACCGTGTCCAGCCTGGTCGCCAGCGAGGTGTTCGGCCAGCGCTCGATCTTCCTGTCGGTGCTCAAGAGCCAGGGACTGAGCTACCAGAACTCGCCCATCATCCAGGCACTGCGCCGGGTCTCCGTGGGCGCGATCATGGAGCGCAGCATCCGGCGCACCCAGCGCCGCATCGGCCCGGCGGAGGCGCGGGAAATCCTCAAGACGGAACCGCGCTGGCTGATCATCGACGGCCAGAAAGGGCCCACCGCCCTGATGCCGGCGGTGGACCTGGCGCGCTATCTGGAGGATCATGCGGACAAGCTCGAGCCCGACCCGGAGAATCCGGAGAAAAAGCCGGAGATCGACCTGCTGGAAGTCCCGGCCAACCGGCGCGATCTGGCGCCGATTCCCTATCAGGCGACGCTGGACGAGGCCATGGGCCAGTTCAGCGACCGGCGCTGCGAGGCTCTGTACGTCCAACGCCACGCCGCGCCCATGATCCAGCGGATCATCGGGGTCGTGCTGAAGTCGGAAATCGAAAGTTACTACCAGTACCGCAAGGAATAATCCTTCATGTTGTGGGTCAAAGCCTTTCACATCATTGCGGTGGTGTGCTGGTTCGCCGCCATCTTCTACCTGCCCCGCCTGTTCGTCTATCACGCCAACTGCGAGGACCAGACCGGGCGCGAACGCTTCAAAATCATGGAGCGCAAGCTCTATCGCGGCATCGGCACACCGTCGATGATCGCCACCATCGTGCTTGGCCTTTGGCTGGTCAGCTACAGCCCATCGGCCTATTTCAGCCAGGGCTGGCTGCATGCGAAACTGGCGCTCGTAGCCGTGCTGGTGGCCTATCATCTGTATTGCGGGCACCTGGTGCGGGTGTTCCGTGACGACGCCAACCAACGCAGTCACGTATTCTATCGCTGGCTCAACGAGTTCCCGGTACTGATCCTGGTGGCCGTGGTCATCCTGGTGACGGTCAGACCCTTCTGAATACCGGGCGATACAGGTCCAAGCTATGCATCAACGTCCCCAAGTTCTCATCCTGTCCGGCCTCGACCCGTCAGGCGGCGCCGGCATCCAGGCGGATATCCAGGCGGTTACGGCGCTGGGCTGTCATCCCCTGCCGGTCCTGAGCTGCCTGACGGTCCAGGACACACGCAACGTCTACGGCGCCGAAGCGGTCGATCCGGACCTGATCCGGCGCCAGCTGGACTGCCTGGATGCGGACACCCCCATCCACGCCATCAAGACCGGCGCCCTGGGCAGCGCGGCAGTGGTCGAGGTACTGGCCGCCTTCGCCCGCAAACACGCCGCCATTCCCCTGGTGGTCGACCCCGTCATCAAGGCCGCCGGTGGCGGTGATCTCGCCGACGACGAACTGGTCGCCGCCATGAAGGCCGAACTGTTTCCACTGGCACGTGTCATAACGCCCAACGGCATCGAGCTGGCCCAACTGGGCGGTTCCGGGGATGAGGCTTCGTCCGCCCAATCCCTGATCGACGCGGGCTGCGCGGGCGTGCTGGCGACCGGCGGCCACGGCGACGGTCCGGCCATTATCAACCGGCTGTTCCGCGCCGGTGCCCCGGTGCAGGAATGGACCATCGACCGCCACGGCGGCGAGTACCACGGCACCGGCTGCACCCTGGCGGCTGGCATCGCCGCCGGTCTGGCCCAGGGCCGGTCGCTGGAAACCGCCATCGAGCGTTCCCAGTACCTGGTCAGTTGCGCCATCCAGCAGGCGCTGCGAGTGGGTCAGGGCCAACCGGTTCCCGATCGCGGCGTACCCCTGGTGGCGTCATGAACCGATATACCCACTGGCGGCGCGGCCTCTACGCCATTACCGACCCCGGCCTGCTGCCCGGCGACAAGCTGGTGCCGGCCGTGGAAGCGGCCTTGCGCGGCGGCGTCGTATTGGTGCAGTACCGCGACAAGACCGGCAGCGACAGCGAGCGCCTGGCCCGGGCGCGGGATCTGGTCAGTGTCTGCGACAACGCGCAGGTGCCCCTGCTGATCAACGACGACGCGACGCTCGCCAAGCGCGTCGGCGCCGCCGGCGCCCATCTCGGCCAGAGTGACGGTGACCTGCGGGCCGCGCGCGAAATGCTGGGACCGGAGGCGATCGTCGGTCAGACCTGCCACGCCGATCTGGAACTCGCCCGCACCGCCCTGGAAGACGGTGCCGACTACCTGGCTTTCGGGCGCTTTTTCCCGTCGATGACCAAGCCCGGCGCACCGGCGGCCAACCCGGACATTCTGACGTCAGCCCGAACGCTCGAACGCCCGGTCAGCGCGATTGGCGGCGTCTCACTGGAGAACGCGCCGCTGCTACTGGCCCACGGCGCCGACCTGCTCGCCGTGATTGGCGGCCTGTTCGGCACCGACGACGTGGAAGCGCGCGCCCGGGCCTTTACCAATCTGTTTAACCAGACCAACGCATTCAGCCCATCGAACGAACAGGAGCCCTCCTGATGACACAGTCTGAAACCCTTTTTGAAAATGCCCGGCAATACATTCCCGGTGGCGTGAACTCACCGGTGCGGGCCTTCAAGGGCGTGGGCGGCGTTCCCCTCTTCATCAAGACCGCCAAAGGCGCGTATCTCTACGATGAGGACGACAACCGCTACATCGATTTCATCGGTTCCTGGGGGCCGATGATCCTGGGTCACCGCGACCAGCGCGTGATCGATGCCCTGCACGCCCAGATCGACGTGGGTGTGGGCTACGGCGCGCCGACCGCCATCGAGACGGCCATGGCCAAGAAGATCTGCGAGCTGGTGCCGTCCATCGACATGGTTCGCATGGTCAATTCCGGCACCGAAGCCACCATGAGCGCCGTGCGCCTGGCCCGGGGCTATACCGGTCGCGACAAGATCGTGAAGTTCGAGGGCTGCTACCATGGCCACGTGGATTCGTTGCTGGTGAAAGC
This genomic window contains:
- a CDS encoding anhydro-N-acetylmuramic acid kinase, whose amino-acid sequence is MTATAYIGLMSGTSMDGIDAVLVSFPEDRIHIHTTFSLPYSDTLRQRVSRASLNHATPDELGELDHELGDLFAEAATGVLDKSDFDAGEVAAIGSHGQTIRHQPWGAMPFSMQIGDPNRIAERTGITTVADFRRRDMAAGGQGAPLVPAFHQAYFASRQESRCIVNFGGIANITWLPKDKPDHAVGFDTGPGNALIDAWCLDQTGRPYDEDGHWARTGTVNEALLEDMLSDAYFRRKPPKSTGKERFNQAWIETVVARHPELPAHDIQCTLVELTVRSLVMQLPATENLKLFICGGGARNRFLMERLREALPLVDVETTAVLGLDPQWVESVAFGWLAKRTLEQRPGNLPAVTGARGARILGAIHHG
- the erpA gene encoding iron-sulfur cluster insertion protein ErpA, translating into MSAVQEQIATPFFISDNAVAKVRELVEEDGNPDLKLRVFVTGGGCSGFQYGFSFDEALEEDDTVIEKDGITLLVDAMSYQYLIGATVDYQEGLQGSQFMVQNPNATTTCGCGSSFSI
- a CDS encoding bactofilin family protein, with product MLGSNKKQKSRKPATGHFDTLISSKTTVAGDVEFSGGLHVDGRVRGKVIAEEGADAILRISQIGAVDGDIVAPHVIINGTVNGDVYASEHLELAEKASITGNVYYSLIQMAMGAEVNGSLVHQKEPVGLLRQERPADDSGVSGDSPAADKETAQ
- a CDS encoding DUF6776 family protein, with the protein product MSSERKKQGEYIVVRHQPGQKWRRFLVLMGCCALFAVIGYFAGMAQGGFRFSDVTKSDKDLTGELADLRQQRSGLQRQVVNLERGRKIDQQALTQARHTISRLEDRLVAVNSDLTFYKNIMAPSESAMGLQIQRFELEPRRGDERYRFKLVLTQVGENSSYIAGLVAVNVVGQRGGEREVIALRDLSDDIENLGIRFRYRYFQDVEGVMTLPEGFEPLEIQVVAKAEGRKATKSERTFDWQSLTEK
- the argC gene encoding N-acetyl-gamma-glutamyl-phosphate reductase, with translation MIKVGIVGGTGYTGVELLRILAVHPEVEVTLITSRSEAGMPVADLYPNLRGHYDLAFSEPDEKALAACDLVFFATPHGVAMRMVPGLIAAGTRVVDLSADFRIRDLDVWSNWYGMPHESSDWAERAVYGLPEVFREQICEAQLVANPGCYPTAVQLGFLPLLEKELVNPSHLVADAKSGASGAGRQGKIGMLHGEVGESFKAYGASGHRHLPEIRQGLELAAGGRVGVTFVPHLLPMVRGIEATLYAELRDPSAFDSLQGLFEERYANEPFVDVMPFGSHPETRSVRGANQCRMALHRQEDSPVVIVSSVIDNLVKGAAGQAVQNMNIMFGLSETAGLEAPALLP
- a CDS encoding chloride channel protein, with the translated sequence MMNLKQRITGELIPLFRRRLSGVDALPQLAILGLLSGIVTGAVILLFRLAIEWPLSEFLPNRDSEAFEGLGLFARGVLPLSGAVLLGFLMYRLAISDRKVGITYVLERLNYHQGYISLRSAVIQFVFGVGTVVSGQSSGREGPAVHLGAAFSSLLGQWMKLPNNSIRTLVACGSAAAISASFNTPIAGVIFAMEVVMMEYTITGFTPVILASVSSAVVNQAVYGSAPAFSVPALTMNSLLEIPWILAIALVIGVASAGFVRLLVMSTRFNHQPIFLRMVAAGLLMVPVALLVPEVMGIGYDTVSATIHDQIPLLLLLAIALTKLVITAVTIGLGMPSGLIGPTIFIGATLGGAMGLIGAVAAPDLASSTGFYAMLGMGAMMGSVLQAPLAALMALIELTRNPNIILPGMLVITVSSLVASEVFGQRSIFLSVLKSQGLSYQNSPIIQALRRVSVGAIMERSIRRTQRRIGPAEAREILKTEPRWLIIDGQKGPTALMPAVDLARYLEDHADKLEPDPENPEKKPEIDLLEVPANRRDLAPIPYQATLDEAMGQFSDRRCEALYVQRHAAPMIQRIIGVVLKSEIESYYQYRKE
- the hemJ gene encoding protoporphyrinogen oxidase HemJ, which gives rise to MLWVKAFHIIAVVCWFAAIFYLPRLFVYHANCEDQTGRERFKIMERKLYRGIGTPSMIATIVLGLWLVSYSPSAYFSQGWLHAKLALVAVLVAYHLYCGHLVRVFRDDANQRSHVFYRWLNEFPVLILVAVVILVTVRPF
- the thiD gene encoding bifunctional hydroxymethylpyrimidine kinase/phosphomethylpyrimidine kinase is translated as MHQRPQVLILSGLDPSGGAGIQADIQAVTALGCHPLPVLSCLTVQDTRNVYGAEAVDPDLIRRQLDCLDADTPIHAIKTGALGSAAVVEVLAAFARKHAAIPLVVDPVIKAAGGGDLADDELVAAMKAELFPLARVITPNGIELAQLGGSGDEASSAQSLIDAGCAGVLATGGHGDGPAIINRLFRAGAPVQEWTIDRHGGEYHGTGCTLAAGIAAGLAQGRSLETAIERSQYLVSCAIQQALRVGQGQPVPDRGVPLVAS
- the thiE gene encoding thiamine phosphate synthase, whose protein sequence is MNRYTHWRRGLYAITDPGLLPGDKLVPAVEAALRGGVVLVQYRDKTGSDSERLARARDLVSVCDNAQVPLLINDDATLAKRVGAAGAHLGQSDGDLRAAREMLGPEAIVGQTCHADLELARTALEDGADYLAFGRFFPSMTKPGAPAANPDILTSARTLERPVSAIGGVSLENAPLLLAHGADLLAVIGGLFGTDDVEARARAFTNLFNQTNAFSPSNEQEPS